ATGCATCTATCCTGGGGGGTTTTAATGCTTCAGTCAAGGGCAACCCCCCTGCCATGAGTCAGTATGTCACTGTGGGAGGTGGCCCATACACAGGCTTTTACTATGCTGTAGAGGTGAGTGAGAGATGGAGCAAGTAAGTTAAGTTGTGTGTACCTACACAAATGGTGCAAATAACTTACAGGAGACAGTGCTGTATATAATAGAGTATAAAACATTTACCCGTTTGTTGTGAATCTCTGTCTTTAGGGAAGCAcccagcctctcctctctcacgTGGCTATGGCTGTGGCCAGTAAACTCACCTCAGCCCTCTTCAGTGctgccaggtgtgtgtgtgtctgtgtctgtgtctgtgtgtctgtgtgtctgtgtctgtgttgtctaaAATCCAGCTTCCATGTGTGTATAAGGAAGATAACCTGcattaattatattataaaacaataatacaacCAAACATAATTTCAGTTGAATAGCACTTTTCTGAAACATACAGGAATGAAGACAATCAATAGTCCAAGAAACATGTATGTGTAATAATAGCAAAAGAACAGGACAAAACTAACATCCACATTACAATTTGTGTAGTGCGttgtttaaaagagaaaaaattgtTTCTTTGTGCCTTGTTTCCTGTCACACACGCACTCAAAGACTGAATGCCTCACCGTTGACAACCCTCTACTGCTGCACAAAGCAGCCGAATCAATACTCTTATAATTATATCCTGTTCTCTCCTCAATGTCAGTTTAATCCATACAATGGGGTATTATATATCCCTATCATTCGCCTCCTCTTTATTACTCTTTCTTGTACTGTAGCCTCCCTTAATCATCCTCTCTTTTTTACATGAATTCATCATCTTTTCTGTCTATTGCTGACTTTGTCTGTGTCTATATTTTATAATTCCATCACTCTCCCTTGATGTTTTCTTCCCAGTGGATGGTTAGGTTGGAACAAGCACAAGAATGAAGAAGAGGCTGTTCAGAAACAGAAGCCCAAAGTGGAGCCTGCAACGCCCTTGTCGATCAGGTACTGTACAATGACATCTCAACACAAATGCAACAATGCCATATTGTGTCTTATTGCTATTAGCAATATGAAGCTTGTTGATGTCATTTTCTCATAAATCTGACCTCTTCCGCCTAGATATGGTCTCCCAGACTCCCGCCGCCATGGCgagtccatctgtctgtctccctgcaACACGTTGGCTGGAGTGACGGATGACTTTGGTCGAGTCACACTGCTGGACTTGGCCAGGGGCATTGCCATCCGCATGTGGAAAGGTGAGTAACATGAATGTTTTTTGCAGAGATCTTTGGAAACGATTTAAATAGGTAAAGCATGGAGCCGTGCTAAGAAGGGAAAGATTTTATATCTCTCTTTTATATTCCATTTACCTTCTCTCTGTTCAGAATTGAGTGACCATGTAGTATTATAGTAGTACATGAAGTATTCATGTGGTCCAAGAGCTCAAAATGTTGAACCTTTACATTCTGTCTATCAAACATTCATAGCCTCtgctccttttttaaaatgagttGAGATGCCAAGTCATGCATTCACCAAAAAGTATGTTTAGTGTGTCCCTGTAATGTAAATATGAATATTCATTCATGTATTAACTTAACTGCAGGCTATCGAGATGCTCAACTGGGCTGGCTGCAGGTTCCGGAGGAGCGAGTTGATCGGGAGTTCTCCCCCTCGGCCCCCCTTCCAAGACGCCATGCTTTGTTCCTGGTGATCTACGCACCCCGCAGGGGAATCCTGGAGGTGTGGGGGATGCAGCAGGGTCCACGAGTTGGAGCCTTCACTGTGGGAAAACACTGCAGGTATAaaaaaatgcactctaaaaatgaaaatgttacatttttatttaagctATTTCTTAGCCTCGTAAGCGTCGCAAACACAAAGCAGAGCCTGTGCGTTATCATAAATAGCATACCACTGAAGCATAGTCTGGACACTCTGACACTCATGAATAGACAAACTGGGCAAGAGCACACAATAAAGTCTCTCTAAAATATTATctggtttgtgtgtctgtctgtgtgtgtgcacttccAGGTTGCTGTATGCTGGCTACCGTCTGATGGGGGTGAACAGTGTGACCAGTAAGGGCTGGCAGCTCCACACCCAGCAGGTGTGTCTGCTGGATCCCATCACAGGAGCATTGAGGACAGTGAACATCCCCTTCCACCTGGCTCTCAGGTTGCTACAtagacagacaaaaacacacatacagcaacCTCAAAGACACTGTAGATCAGCTGTTTGTCATGCAGGCatttttaaaggaatagctCAGCACCTCTGAAGCACACTtctggcgtttttccactgtatGGTACCTCCTcaactcgcctcgactctactcgccttttttggttttccattacggaAAAatgtccctggtacctgctaacaggtccTTTTTTAATgccacctcagtcgaggttccaagcaagctgaggtgataccaaaaggtgacctgaaaacctgcagactaccgattggtcggagagaaatGTCACTGTTCACtgtgtcatcattgctagcgacagacggggtgtcctgaacaaactcGTCGTGTTTAGATAGTTtagccatcttttatttttttgctgccttcagcttcttttgaaactaaatgtgtcttctggctgtggaaAACAGTCATgtgccgagaatcaaaagcaacacacctcaaacgttctgtgtgtgtcgcgttaggtcacggcagtttcttgctatgacaaccagccatGCTCTCCTCACGTATGAGGCGGTATTAAtctgaaatggaaaaaggaggatggGGAACTGcggtcgagcaggtaccatataatggaaaaacaccataatCAATATGTTGTAAGTACTGTATTTCACTTGttaaaactgaacaaaaaacaaagtgttataACGACAAGTTGCTGTCTTAATGTCTCATGTCCCAGACTATTCCTCTGCCAGCTTCCAAGTCTcccaaaacatttctttctagGATTGCTTGCAGATACTTTTTATTGTCAAATTTGCtactaaaataaacaaatatttagTTGTAGGTCCCTGTATATAGGAATACCATTCTagtaatatttgtattgtatacTTCAGCTATAGAAACATATTCCTCAATTACTTACTTAATTTACTCtcttaactcaacaaaaaccTTATTGAGGTCATGGTAAAGAATTGGAAGAGAATTTATGGCAACTGGACTGTCATCTTTCACTTTTGCAACTAAGGTTTACAGCCACTAAGTTTACCTTCAAGCATTAACTTTAAGTAGCAATACCTTTCCCCAGTCTACGAGTTGTTGATAACGGCTGCCAGCAAAATATGCAAACCTAATCTATTCCTTCTGCTCCATTTCAGTGACAAGAAGAGCGAGCGAGCCAAAGATTTGCACCTGTTAAAGAGACTGACTACTTTACTAAGAAGCAGAGGGGTGGAGCCTGGTAAGAATACAAGAGTGATATGCCTGTTTGACATGAGAGAGGTTTGAatctatgattttttatgtttatctATGCTTACTCATCTTTTCTTCCTAGATATTTTGGAGAGCGAAGCTAAAAGTGCGCTGCTAGATATTAAACACCCCGCCATTAAGAAGCAGGTATCGACAAAAAACACTGTACAAGTTGCCTCACACACTAATAGAGAGGGTTATTGTCTTTGTGGTAACAGTCACATTTCTAACTGCAGTCTTTGCGTTTTAGGCTTTGGAGTCTCTGCTGTCAAATAAGTATGCTCCAGTCTCATGTCTTACTAACATCACATGCGCCCTACATGACACTCTGAAGCAACAAGGTAAACTATCAGTTTATTATTAAGAAAAACATTGTTCTGATTGTTCTAACATATAGTATAACAGATGTCATATACTGGTTTTCCAGATAATTTGCTCAGATAAATGGctgaaatgtactgtaaatgtacttatcatacatactgtatggcaatgctttttctttctttctttctttctttatggtTGTGTATTTCTGCGTTGAAGACCCTGAGGCAGTGGATGTAGAGTTATTGCAGCTCTGCTCTTCACAGCTGAAACTGCTTCAGCTCTACACTGACATCCAGCACCTGCACTCCGCTGCAGACATAGAGGCCTGCTCTAAAAATGTgagaggacacacacatgctaaaagCGTGTTAATAGTACTCCCCATAAACATTTCCAACTATAAGACTGCATAATATAGGTTTGGGCTCaatgatattggaaaaaaataatcaaattgcAATTTTGTTGTTCAACCAATATTGCTATTATGATTTGGtatgtgaatattttaaaagTTCCTTATCATCTTCTATCTTCCCTGTTATCTGTCGTTGGGGATTAGGAAGGTACATATTCAGTTATTGTCAATTTATCAACAATAGttcatcaaaattaaattgttATGAATATGTGTATTAATAACTTTACCAAAGTAACAAATTATCAAAATGGGGCACCACCCTGGAATCAGGGACCAATACCTGAACCGTGAAAACAGTCCCAAAGGTGGCCCCTGTGTGCCAGGTGTGTACAACCCTTTTCGTGGTTAGATTGAGTATCATAGTTTTTGCCTTCTGAAAATGATGTTCTCGCTACATCACTTTGAATTCCAATAACCATTCAGCCCAAAATAGGCTAATTTAAGGTTTTGTGGTAAAGCTACCAATTAGGGAAGTATTGTTGCTTGgtgatttattattataagtcaTAACTCTATAATCAACACTTGCATGCTCTCCTCAACCAGCAGGACTCCCTCGAAGGCATAGAGGATGAGTTGTCTCGTGTTGGACCTACCTTGCAACGCTACGCCCAACTCACTTCGAGACACAGTGTTTCTTTTGCCCAGGACTCTCCTGACTCACCCCTGCCTGTCCAAGCCTTTCTGTCTCAGATGGAGTGCACCCACGATGGGGAGTTGAGGGTAATCCGCGCTTCTGAAACTGAATGGAATCAGCTAGGTATGGCAACATATATATGCACATTGTATGCCTTGGCACAGTTACCCAAATAGATAacatgacacaaacaaaaatgtatggCGCTACTCGTGTTTTGTTAACCTCAATATGATACTGTTAAATGAATTGATAGataagtaaaagtatgaaaCCTCATTTGACAGGGAGTGAGATGTATTGCTGTGTTTCTCCAAACCAAAGCCAAGTGGAGACTTCAAGACATACAAAATCTGAGTTGCTGTGCCGCTCATGCCTTTTGTCAAAGAGTAATGTCATGTTGACTTGAGGAGGTGCATTGATTACAAGATTATTCCACTTGGAGAAATACAAGACTGGACCAAATAATCAACTTATTCAATGTTAGTGAGCGTGTCACTGTGGGGCATTGCAGATGTGATGCATTCTGTGGTGTATATGTATCAAAAAAATGAACCTTGTATACAGAAATCTCAGTGACATTAGGCACACACGAGTGAGCACACCACAGAAATCCAAACTTAGAAATTTGCTTTTGTGTGTCTTCTGCAGGGAACTTTATGTTCTGGGGTTGTCTGTGTGGAAAGAGCCCACTCCATGAAGTCTGTGACACACTTCAGCAGGCTGGCATCAGTCCACAGCAGCTACTGGTAAgatagaggatttttttttttttatttgatggaATGGGTTGACATTAAGATGAGTTTTGCTAATAGAGGTAAAATGTGCTCAGGgtttaaagatgaaaagaacATGAAACAGCTGATAAATTGTGACAAAATAAGTGGACAAATATATTAATGCTATgtagttttttgttatttcatatataaaaagttttttttagaagtgacacctaaattgtttttttggtcatatatttcattttcttttagtcTCTTTTGTTAAGTGTGTGGATGCAAAGAGAGAAGAAGGTGCTACAGAAACCAGAAGAAACTGTTAGAAATCTACACACACTACTCATTGCCCTCAGCAACATGCCAGGTAAAGGCTTGTGTCCAGTGTGTGCGGACTCATTTGCACAAGTTGTCCTGTTTTGTCAACCAATGAAAGTTCATGAAAATgtatgatgaaaaaaagagTTATCACTTCTTCTCCCCCTCTTCAGGTGCAATTGAGGAATCTTGGGACTCCCAGTCTATCTCTCCCTGGTGGCAGCAAGTTCGCTGTACATGCATCCAGTCCCACAATGCTGCCGCTGCTCTGCTGGCAGCCTTCGTTGCTCACCGTGCTGCTAAGACTAGCATCACAAGCCGAGCGGACAGCAAGGTAGGGAAGTCTCATGTGCACACACGCTTATACACACATAAGTGCACTGATCAGGCAGTGCTATCGAAAACCAAAGCATGGCAAACTAGAATTGTAAGGGGTTGTTTTTTAAGCAAGATATGTTATTTATGTGTTGTTGAAGCATGTCATTTGTATCCTCCCAGCTTTCTTACCAACTGATGAAGTTTAAACAaaccaatcaaaaaaaaaattgggtttCCAGAGCCCCACACCCTCAAAACACAGAGTAGTTCGAGTAATTTGCCACAAAAATAGGAGAATATACTTCAACACCACACTCACTGACACAGGctatttttctgcttttgtgcGCGACAGTTGCAGTCTGAATGGGAGGCGGTGTCCCTAGACCTGGAgcagtggagtgtgtgtgttcgcCAGCTAGAGGATGTGCTGGTGCTGCAGACTCTGCTGTTGGTACCTCCTCCTCAGGGAGCAGCAGGGGGCGCTGCACCACAGTGCTCCATCAAAATGCTGCTGGAGGGAGGCACAGGTAGACTGTAAAGAAAAATATCCTCAGGGATATATACAGGTAGACAGACAAGCTAACAAAAAAAGGTAAGGCAGCATTACTTTTTTGTTAGCTTGTCTGCCATTGTGTTTGTCATGCTTTCATTATCTTTTGATTATTTCCTTTTGTGAAGTCTTTCACTCTCTTCTTATCGTGTGTACGTTCTTCCTATATCCATATACTGGTTGtggctacaaaaaaaaaaaattcttatatttttcttgttttcttttcgcGTCTGTCTGTAAAGGTGGCATTGCCGACAGTGTCTCCAAGTGGGTGTTCAGGCACAACTTGGCCCCTGAGCGACTGAAGGAAATTCTCCTAAAGATAGAAGACAAAGAGGCAGATGAAAAACTAGAGCAGAAGGCTGGAGAAGAAGGGAAGGAACAGGATGCGAAGAGCCAAGAGGACACAGACACAATAGCAGGTCAGGACTGGACAAGAACTGATTAAAATGTTAGCTCTTGACATTCACAAATTTGATATTGAATTACACATTGGCTCTCATGTTAAAGAGATTTAACTGTGTTTTACCTGTTCATGTAGTTAATAACCTTTGTAGCAATGTAATGCCTGCCACACTACACACTATTTAATGGAGCCTCTTTATACCCTATAACTTAAATACAAGTCAAACACTGTCCATTTTGTATTCCAGAGCTGTTGGTGGCAGTGTGCCAGAGGTTTCCACACTCCCTCTCACCCGACTTGCTCTTCGCCCACTGCTGCTGGGAATATGTCGTGCAGTGGAACAAAGACCCAGAGGTGCACATTCACACATGCGTACACATAGGTTTTTGTGTTTATGATAAATATAGTTCAAAACAAGTGAGACAgccattaaaaaacaatgtttatcCTCAGTTGATTTAGTGTATATTATCACTACTTTCTGCTACAAGCCAGTTTCATTAAAGGTGAAAGGCAGGTTTTAATAAATCCAAGAAACATGGATGACAAAGAACCAAAGCACCTTTGTTCATAAACCTAGACTCACACCTGATTCTCTTCCTAGGAGGGCCGATACTTATGGTGGGCTGTGGAACATTTGAAGCTAGTCTCCAGTCCACATATCCAACTAGGTGAGGGGCTTTTTCAGATTGAAAGTACTATATCACCAGAAGGGATGTCATTGACCCCACTTTGTAATCGGTACCTTCTGAAAATTACCGTAGTAGTGTGTCATtagactttctttttctttctcacagGTATTTCTGTAATGATGTGGAGTACGTTCATTGTCAAGCGTTTGTCAGCAGCAGCCTACCTCATGGAGAAGGCAAGTcatgcacatatacatacatgcatataaaGTATGCCTGTGTGTCTGAGGCAATGTATAAAgtgtttacacttttttttcctagGTGGGGAAAGCACCCAAAGATCGCTTATGTCGACGGGTAAGTATTCAGTAAAAATTTATCATAGAATAAAATATATGATGCAAGTTTTGATATACATATGCAAATATTTATTCATTCCTAATGTTATGGCTCAGATTGTTTCAGATGTAAAGTATTGCAATTAAAGTATTAAGCTGCATATATTAAGGGTTTGTTTATGTTGGCAGGACATCGGAATGGGAGACAAAGCTGTGACGTCTTTCCTGGGCTGCTGTGTCCAGTTGCTGCAGATCCTCATGGAGGTGACTGGAGTTGTTAAAAATCAGAGCCATTTGTCTTTTATAGATTACTATGTAAGTAAAGATATTCCAGAAAAAAAGCATGGAGAAACCAATCACTACCACTACTAACCACACTTATACTTGATATGCATTTGATGTATTAGCCAGCTAGCCTACTGCTTGCAGTAAAGAAATATGTCTGATATGGTTTCTCCACAAAATAGTTAACTGAAAAGTCCGTTCTCAGTGCATGTGCACTGAAGGTTTCAAGTTTCAACATCCCACCTGTGGAAGTTGCACACTGGACCATGATTGGCTTGCAAACTAGTTGTGATCCCTAATCCTGCTGCTTTGTACACGAGTTAAACTGAGATTTCAGGTGAGCACAGAGAAACTCTCCCCCCTTCAgcgaatgaatgaatgaataggAAAACTGCCTTCTAGTTTTAAACTGTGTACATGATCTTGCACAGTAAAGATCATGTACAGAGTAAAGCTCAAACAGTGAAGGAACAATTGTGTGGAGAAATTTAAAAgttgtgcatgtgttgtattctgCACTTGACTGGGTTAACTAGCTAAACTGTGAGTGTGGATCatggaatgtactgtatataaagatcGATGACACGTCCCCACATCCTCCCGCTGTAAAAAAGTGAAGCTAAAATATCCCGGCGCTGCTATCTTGTAATTTGGTGGAGTCTGCGCAATAGTTGTCGGGCAGTGGAGCCGGGGTATCAAAATCCCGCCCATATACTAAACCTGCTCGACCAGTCGCTTGTccatcacagctgtcaatc
Above is a genomic segment from Etheostoma spectabile isolate EspeVRDwgs_2016 chromosome 20, UIUC_Espe_1.0, whole genome shotgun sequence containing:
- the rab3gap2 gene encoding rab3 GTPase-activating protein non-catalytic subunit isoform X6, translating into MSFRGRPPTGSQHGKVATTKRREPLLPQRSVEEETTGQREPWLQDCVVSLSPCSDLLVVARQQKAVFLSAKWRTDDSGREEMTLAVSWTGTLSTDEGECVSSSICIPLASQKRSSTGRPDWTCVVVGFTSGYVRFYTEHGVLLLAQLLHEDPVLRLKCRTYEIPRHPGVNEQHEELSILYPAALVTIDGFSLFQSLRACRNQVARVFATRHSAAAAGSDVIQPPPLAYKKWGLHDMDTIVDHCSVGVMTLCVFDQMKNASILGGFNASVKGNPPAMSQYVTVGGGPYTGFYYAVEGSTQPLLSHVAMAVASKLTSALFSAASGWLGWNKHKNEEEAVQKQKPKVEPATPLSIRYGLPDSRRHGESICLSPCNTLAGVTDDFGRVTLLDLARGIAIRMWKGYRDAQLGWLQVPEERVDREFSPSAPLPRRHALFLVIYAPRRGILEVWGMQQGPRVGAFTVGKHCRLLYAGYRLMGVNSVTSKGWQLHTQQVCLLDPITGALRTVNIPFHLALSDKKSERAKDLHLLKRLTTLLRSRGVEPDILESEAKSALLDIKHPAIKKQALESLLSNKYAPVSCLTNITCALHDTLKQQDPEAVDVELLQLCSSQLKLLQLYTDIQHLHSAADIEACSKNQDSLEGIEDELSRVGPTLQRYAQLTSRHSVSFAQDSPDSPLPVQAFLSQMECTHDGELRVIRASETEWNQLGNFMFWGCLCGKSPLHEVCDTLQQAGISPQQLLSLLLSVWMQREKKVLQKPEETVRNLHTLLIALSNMPGAIEESWDSQSISPWWQQVRCTCIQSHNAAAALLAAFVAHRAAKTSITSRADSKLQSEWEAVSLDLEQWSVCVRQLEDVLVLQTLLLVPPPQGAAGGAAPQCSIKMLLEGGTGGIADSVSKWVFRHNLAPERLKEILLKIEDKEADEKLEQKAGEEGKEQDAKSQEDTDTIAELLVAVCQRFPHSLSPDLLFAHCCWEYVVQWNKDPEEGRYLWWAVEHLKLVSSPHIQLGISVMMWSTFIVKRLSAAAYLMEKVGKAPKDRLCRRDIGMGDKAVTSFLGCCVQLLQILMEVTGVVKNQSHLSFIDYYADSAVEEVSTPELSMEEVWCGAEGPASLAELALEQRGVHYPLVQHHCLLASLQQAAMTFSLKLKPLSLFDSKGKNAFFRDLTTIQLMPSADMDPGLVSIRQEFLLRVLTSWVQAIDDHSSSASGTRPPPLPSSGPKADWWPSLCLELGSLLQVNTDILRRHLVCELYNQGLDLRAEEVMLEVEDKDVLGSQLLVLTGQRLSYSLLHSQSQTQGAMELLARLPPTLCTWLKAMDPSELRCPVVPLSRTSRLVGRLIEILPENHAQYSLGLHLLEAVEALTTED
- the rab3gap2 gene encoding rab3 GTPase-activating protein non-catalytic subunit isoform X1 encodes the protein MSCSLLEFCRLQELKAVRDYLFQSQKTEPVEEKNQTENELSWEASDWESAWESGDNKEEGATSATTVEEETTGQREPWLQDCVVSLSPCSDLLVVARQQKAVFLSAKWRTDDSGREEMTLAVSWTGTLSTDEGECVSSSICIPLASQKRSSTGRPDWTCVVVGFTSGYVRFYTEHGVLLLAQLLHEDPVLRLKCRTYEIPRHPGVNEQHEELSILYPAALVTIDGFSLFQSLRACRNQVARVFATRHSAAAAGSDVIQPPPLAYKKWGLHDMDTIVDHCSVGVMTLCVFDQMKNASILGGFNASVKGNPPAMSQYVTVGGGPYTGFYYAVEGSTQPLLSHVAMAVASKLTSALFSAASGWLGWNKHKNEEEAVQKQKPKVEPATPLSIRYGLPDSRRHGESICLSPCNTLAGVTDDFGRVTLLDLARGIAIRMWKGYRDAQLGWLQVPEERVDREFSPSAPLPRRHALFLVIYAPRRGILEVWGMQQGPRVGAFTVGKHCRLLYAGYRLMGVNSVTSKGWQLHTQQVCLLDPITGALRTVNIPFHLALSDKKSERAKDLHLLKRLTTLLRSRGVEPDILESEAKSALLDIKHPAIKKQALESLLSNKYAPVSCLTNITCALHDTLKQQDPEAVDVELLQLCSSQLKLLQLYTDIQHLHSAADIEACSKNQDSLEGIEDELSRVGPTLQRYAQLTSRHSVSFAQDSPDSPLPVQAFLSQMECTHDGELRVIRASETEWNQLGNFMFWGCLCGKSPLHEVCDTLQQAGISPQQLLSLLLSVWMQREKKVLQKPEETVRNLHTLLIALSNMPGAIEESWDSQSISPWWQQVRCTCIQSHNAAAALLAAFVAHRAAKTSITSRADSKLQSEWEAVSLDLEQWSVCVRQLEDVLVLQTLLLVPPPQGAAGGAAPQCSIKMLLEGGTGGIADSVSKWVFRHNLAPERLKEILLKIEDKEADEKLEQKAGEEGKEQDAKSQEDTDTIAELLVAVCQRFPHSLSPDLLFAHCCWEYVVQWNKDPEEGRYLWWAVEHLKLVSSPHIQLGISVMMWSTFIVKRLSAAAYLMEKVGKAPKDRLCRRDIGMGDKAVTSFLGCCVQLLQILMEVTGVVKNQSHLSFIDYYADSAVEEVSTPELSMEEVWCGAEGPASLAELALEQRGVHYPLVQHHCLLASLQQAAMTFSLKLKPLSLFDSKGKNAFFRDLTTIQLMPSADMDPGLVSIRQEFLLRVLTSWVQAIDDHSSSASGTRPPPLPSSGPKADWWPSLCLELGSLLQVNTDILRRHLVCELYNQGLDLRAEEVMLEVEDKDVLGSQLLVLTGQRLSYSLLHSQSQTQGAMELLARLPPTLCTWLKAMDPSELRCPVVPLSRTSRLVGRLIEILPENHAQYSLGLHLLEAVEALTTED